TCAATTCGAAAATCCAGGATTTGAATTGATGTCCTTTCATTGATTCCTCCTAAATTGCATTGATTTATCCTAAAGATTTCATTTCAATTGGAATTTGGTTATTCACCATATACGAGGATCCCCGCTAAGCATCCATGGTTGAATGGTTAAAGTGCCAAACTCATAATTGGCGAATTCGTAGGTTCAATTCCTACTGGATGCTTGCCAATGGGACCCTCCAATAAGTCTATTGGAATTGGCTCTGTATCAATGGAATCTCATCATCCATACATAACCAGGGGGGGTGCTTCCCTCTAAGGTGGAACGCTCCCCTACCGatgcataataatatatagtaaatataaacattacACATCattaagtaaatataataattacacatacatacaatataaatatgaatatataacaaatataaattttacatatatattcgAAAGGAGTCAAATcgtcaatttattaatatacaagtcgaaattaaaattaaaaataaaaactctaaaatagaaaataagacTGAAATTGTTAGTTCGGTCGATCTATTTTATCGATTTGATTTTACGATTTCCGGCTGATTTTTTGGTTTCTTTAGTTTAAgtacatataattatatttcaaaataaaaataaatatcaaaaaaatttattttttataattatatagatattaatcattattcgCAAACTGTTGTATGACTGTTACTAtgattgataaaagaaattgaaaggtGGAGGTCTTGAGTTCAAATCTCACTATCCATTGagtctataaataaaaaattaaaattaaaatataaaatcaattattccACTTGAGTTAGgtcttaaatatatatttttaattttaatttaataatagatatagaatttaatttttactatcaaaatatattttaatttttaattttatttaatatatatatttaaattttatttttataacatttaaatatttttatgtaatatatataaatatattaaataaaaatatatatatatatggaaaaaATTGTTGAGAGGTCCTAGAACACCATCGCATTCCAACCCACAAAGTCAAATAATGGATTCTACTCAAAACTCCATAgcaaattttcattttcccACTCTCCTCTAAGATCTAAACAAACCAATTAAAAAGACCCAAAAATCACATGCAATGCAAAATCAAAAACCCCTTTCTTTATTCTTAGCATACAAAGCCACTTTGCGTATCCAACATTCCAATCcaaactctttctttcttttttcttttttctaaagaGATTAATTTACTTCTCTCTCTTCccttacaaaattaaattaataaataataataataaatactaagTAGTTAAAACTACGTTGACTGccataataaaaatgaaaagacaaTCTTCTCCACGCCCGCATCGACATCAGCATTCAACTGTTCAAACAAAAACCATACTTTACCATTTTCCCTATTATGACCTCACTCCTCTCTTTCTCCTTCTTGGCTTCTTCTTACCTACCCTCTTCTCTCTTCCTCGCCTTTCCGCCTTAAGCTTCCTCTTTACGGGGGCCTCCGTTAAGTCTCTGCTTATGTCATTTCCGTATTTGTTTTTACCCTTTCGGGCGAACTCTATGAACCcagaataaaaattagacaAGAGCTCCGGGTCTCCATAATATTttaggctttttttttttttttttttcagttttgtGTTCTTCTGTTGTACTAATCTCGGTTTTCTCTCACTGCTGCTTCTTTCTAAagaacccttttttttttttcaatttgtaaattttgaaaaaccctaattttcttttcattattgtTGCTGCTGTTGTTGAAATCTTGTTTCTTTGCCCTAATTTAGAGCTTAGGTGTTATTATATTAGAACCATAtacctttttttaaaaaaactattattaaaCGATGCAGTTTTTATTTCAGGAAACTAGAAATTTAGGGTTTCATGTCTCAATcttgattttcaagatttagctgtttttattcttgtagttatttttgttgttgttgtaaGCTTTAGTTGGGATTAGCGGAATTTTGATTTAGAAATGAAGAGGCTGAGATCAAGTGATGATCTTGATTGTTATAATAATGACAAAAGCTCTACAAAAGATTCCAGCTCGAGTCTGAATCGATCATCGTCTCGAAGCTTCTATTATAAATCTGATAGTGTACGGAAGGGATTGATGTCTACATCATCTTCTTCCAGCAGGTATGATCGAGATCGGTCTGTAGATGATGATAGTAGGGAGAGCTCGAGGATGGTTAGGAAGCGGCCAGATCATGATTTTGACGGATTTGATCGAAGAAAAGGTGCAGGGTTAGGATTTGATAGGTACGGCAGTAGAGAAGGAGGGTATAGTGGaagtggtggtggtggtggtggtagtGATAGAATTGCTCATCGAGCTGAGAGTTTTTCTGGGTCACGAAGGGAGTTTCCAAAAGGGTTTAGGTCGGAAAGGGACAGGTCCAGAAGAGAAGGTAGTGTTTCCTCATGGAGGAGATTTGGTAGTACCGTGGGTAAGGAATTTGAAGAGAGTAATAGAGGTGGTAGAGGTGGAAATGAGGAGAGATTGAATGTGAATGCTGTTAATAGGTCTTCTCCAAAAGGATTGAGGGATGTGAAGTCGCCAACTTGGTCTAGGGATTCAGGGAGTGAGCAAACTAGAGTGGTAAGAGGTTCTGTGAAGGATGAGGGGAAGGGGAAGTCATCGAATTCGAAGTCGAGGTCATCCCCCACTTGGTCTAAAGATTCAGGAAGTGAGCAGTCGAAGAGTGTGGAGGTGGCGAAGAAGAGTGAAGTGGAGGCCAAGAGTGTTGCTAGTGAAAATGAGGTGAAGAGTGTTGTGGCTAGTGGGAGTAGCAGTGAGATGGAAGAAGGGGAGCTTGAACCAGAGCCTGAATTGGTTCCTCAAGTTGCCAAGGAAGATAAAACTGATAATGAGAAAGAAGGGCAAGAGAATGCTGCGTCCAATGCTAATCAGAGTGAGGCTGACAGTGAAACTGAAGTTAAAGGTCAAATAAATGAAGCAGCAAAGGGATCTGATAAAGCAAGTGTTTTGGAGGGGAAAGATGTTGTCCAAGAAGTTGATAGGATGCCAAATTGTGAtgagaatttgaatgataatgcTAGTGTTAGTGAAGATGAAGTTGGGAATGTGGATTGTGATGGAGGGAGTGAGGAGGGTCAAAGTTTAAATGGACAGAGTGCATGCAAGGAGGAGGAACGTCAGGAAATGGTGGTTGAGAAACTGACATGTGTGGAAGAGGAAAGTAGGCCAGAGAAGGGTATTGATCTTGAGGTTAAGGTGGAGGATGTTGATGTGCCGAAGTCGAACAAGGAGGTCAAAGAGGAGAATAGAGGGGATGAAATGGATGCTGGTCTAGTTGCAGAGAGTTTGGGCCAAAATTTGaaggataaaggaaaaagTGTGGCTGTCTCGCCAACCCATGCTAATGCTTCTGCAGAATGTGGTGCATGGCTTGAAAGAGAATGCAGAGATGTTGCAACTTGCAGGGATGAGGAAGATGATATGGAAGGGCCAAGTACTAGGGGATTTGAGTTGTTCACTAGCTCTCCTGTTAGAAGAGTAGAGAAAGCAGCACAATCAGGCCTTTCTAAGCCAAAAGATGAAAAGCTGGTGTTGGAGCCACTCGATCTTTCTCTTAGCTTACCAAATGTTCTTTTACCATTTGGTACTGCTGCTAAAGATGCCTCTCTGGCTCCTGGTTCCCCTAGTCATGGGAGAAGCGTTCAGTCTTTTAGCACATTGCGTACAAATTCTGATGGATTTACTGCATCAATGTCTTTTTCAGGTTCTCAGTCATTTTTTCACAATCCAAGTTGTTCTTTAACACAGAATTCGTTGGATATGGACAACTTTGAGCAGTCTGTTCACAGCCGGCCCATATTTCAGGGAATCGATCAAGGAATTTGGCAGGGCCAATCTCAAAATGATTCCAAGCATAAAGATGTTCCATTGTATCAGAAGGTTTTGATGAATGGAAATGGCTCTGTTCATCAGTCACAAGCATTACAAGGTATGCCGAATGGTCAAGCATTGCAAGGAAGCTCTAAAATGCCCAGTGGACTAGAAAGGCAGCTGAGTTTTCATAAACAGTTGTCAGGACAGGCAAGGAATCCTGATGAAACCAGATCTCCTTCTCAAAGTGTTGGATCTCATGACATTGGTTCAAATTATAGCCTTGAGAAGAAGCGTTCCATGAGAGAAAAACATGGTGGTAGCCTCTATAGAAGTAATAGCCAAAAGGAGCAAGAACAGTTTCTGATAGGTGGGGCTGATTTTGTTGAAACTATAATCAGCAGAATAGTTTCTGATCCTATTCATGTAATGGCTAGGAAGTTTCATGAAATGACAGGACAATCTGCAGCATTAGTGAAGGAGAGTATTCGTGAAATGATGTTGAATGCTGATAAGCAAGGACAACTATATGCGTTTCAGAGTGCTCTGCAAAACAGGACTGACTTGACTTTGGATATGCTGTTGAAATCCCATCGGTTTCAATTGGAAATCTTGGTTGCTTTAAAAACTGGTCTAAGGGAATATCTTCAAGTAGACAGTAATATTTCATCTTCTGATTTGGCAGAGGTTTTTCTGAACCTAAGATGCAGAAATCTTGCCTGTCGCAGTCCTGTGCCTGTCGATGAATGTGATTGCAAGGTTTGTGCAAAGAGGAATGGTTTTTGTAGTGCATGTATGTGTCTTGTGTgctcaaagtttgatatggcATATCAAACTTGTAGCTGGGTTGGATGTGATGTCTGTCTTCATTGGTGCCATGCGGATTGTGCATTGAGGGAGTCCTACATTAGAAACGGCAGGAGTGCAACTGGGGCACAGGGAAGTACTGAGATGCAGTTTCATTGTGTTGCATGTGCTCATCCCTCTGAGATGTTTGGGTTTGTCAAGGAGGTTTTTCAAAACTTTGCAAAGACATGGTCAGCAGAAACGTTTTGCAAAGAACTTGAATATGTGAAGAGAATTTTTAGTGGTAGCAAAGATGTGAGAGGAAGGCGGCTGCATGAAATCGCTGCCCGGATGCTGGAAAAATTAGCAAATAAGTCTAATCTTCCAGAGATTTATAGTAATATCATGAGCTTCTTGACTGGTAAGTACttgttattctttctttttctgtttgtaGGTCATGCTTTgatgaatttaatataatttctatctatattctaaaaaaaaaagggaataTCATCTCTATCTCTCCCCCAAATGGGGTctatcattctttttctttttattattgaaacaAATGAAAATCTGTTTTCTAGTATGcttttctataataatttttcttttcatttaggAGTGCCTGTATTATGGTGGATTGCTTGCTGAATTTAATTGCTATTCCTCCATGATGTGAATGGTTGATTGTTTCTTATGAGCTTTTTTTGCATGTATGAAGCATCTTATAGACAATAGAACTATGtctatttcttctttataCAGGTGATACCTGTGATAGAAGTTCAA
The nucleotide sequence above comes from Ricinus communis isolate WT05 ecotype wild-type chromosome 6, ASM1957865v1, whole genome shotgun sequence. Encoded proteins:
- the LOC8259307 gene encoding protein OBERON 4; the protein is MKRLRSSDDLDCYNNDKSSTKDSSSSLNRSSSRSFYYKSDSVRKGLMSTSSSSSRYDRDRSVDDDSRESSRMVRKRPDHDFDGFDRRKGAGLGFDRYGSREGGYSGSGGGGGGSDRIAHRAESFSGSRREFPKGFRSERDRSRREGSVSSWRRFGSTVGKEFEESNRGGRGGNEERLNVNAVNRSSPKGLRDVKSPTWSRDSGSEQTRVVRGSVKDEGKGKSSNSKSRSSPTWSKDSGSEQSKSVEVAKKSEVEAKSVASENEVKSVVASGSSSEMEEGELEPEPELVPQVAKEDKTDNEKEGQENAASNANQSEADSETEVKGQINEAAKGSDKASVLEGKDVVQEVDRMPNCDENLNDNASVSEDEVGNVDCDGGSEEGQSLNGQSACKEEERQEMVVEKLTCVEEESRPEKGIDLEVKVEDVDVPKSNKEVKEENRGDEMDAGLVAESLGQNLKDKGKSVAVSPTHANASAECGAWLERECRDVATCRDEEDDMEGPSTRGFELFTSSPVRRVEKAAQSGLSKPKDEKLVLEPLDLSLSLPNVLLPFGTAAKDASLAPGSPSHGRSVQSFSTLRTNSDGFTASMSFSGSQSFFHNPSCSLTQNSLDMDNFEQSVHSRPIFQGIDQGIWQGQSQNDSKHKDVPLYQKVLMNGNGSVHQSQALQGMPNGQALQGSSKMPSGLERQLSFHKQLSGQARNPDETRSPSQSVGSHDIGSNYSLEKKRSMREKHGGSLYRSNSQKEQEQFLIGGADFVETIISRIVSDPIHVMARKFHEMTGQSAALVKESIREMMLNADKQGQLYAFQSALQNRTDLTLDMLLKSHRFQLEILVALKTGLREYLQVDSNISSSDLAEVFLNLRCRNLACRSPVPVDECDCKVCAKRNGFCSACMCLVCSKFDMAYQTCSWVGCDVCLHWCHADCALRESYIRNGRSATGAQGSTEMQFHCVACAHPSEMFGFVKEVFQNFAKTWSAETFCKELEYVKRIFSGSKDVRGRRLHEIAARMLEKLANKSNLPEIYSNIMSFLTESDSSKYSNTCLSSGKEQGNGSNAGMAGPSLDSSWLKSVYTEKAPQLERSSSLLPSFNTDLHDKRPIAELERSAQKEPIFDELESIVRIKHAEAKMFQARSDDARREAEGLKRIAIAKNEKIEEEYTSRLAKLRLVEAEEMRKQKFEEFQALERAHREYFSMKMRMEADIKDLLLKMEATKRNLAM